AATTTTAGGATTTTTCTCATGAGAAGCACCTGCTTTTCAGATGGTGCCGAGGGGGGGATTCGAACCCCCACGGAATCTCTTCCACTGCCCCCTCAAGACAGCGTGTCTACCAATTCCACCACCTCGGCTCTGAAATACGAGCTGTATATTTTAAAGAACTTACAGGAAGTTTTTAAAAACTTACTATTTAGTCTCTTTCGGTTCTTCAGCTTTTGCGGTAGCGTCTTCGGCTTTTGCAGGAGCTTTTTCATCTTTTGCAGAAGATTTTTCCACAGCAGGAGCTTTAACGGGCTCTTCGAAAGTGACAGCAGGCTTTTCTACTTTGGGAGTGATGATTGTGTCACCTTCAAGCATGACAGAGTCATCAGCAATCCTGTTACCGGAGAGGTAGTTGTATGAAAGAGAAGTTACGAGAAAGACTGCTGCCAGAAATGCAGTGATCTTTACGAGAACTCCGCCTGCTCCGGTGCTACCGAAAACAGAACCACTTCCTCCGCCGAAAATCACGCCCATGTCTTCTTTGCCGCTCTGTAAAAGAACGAAGAGAATCAGAAAGACGCAGGCGATAATGTGTACAGTAATTACGAGCGTTTGCAAAGCTTTTTTTCCTTTATTTTTTAACCTGGAATAAGGCAGATATTTAAGCCAGTGCTATCTGGCTGAAACTTTCCGCGTCCAAGCTCGCGCCTCCTACCAGTACACCATCAACATTGTCAAGAGCAATGATTTGCGCACAATTGGCAGGTTTTACGCTTCCGCCGTATAAGATGCGGATTTCACTGGCTTTTTCAGGGAAAAGTTTTTTTAACTTTTCTCTAACAAAACCATGAGCTTCAACGATTTCATCTTCGCCAGCCACTTCCCCGGTACCGATGGCCCAGACAGGCTCATAAGCAACAACTACAGTTTCGGGAGCGAAGTCGGAAGCTACATTCTTTAAACCAGCTTCAAGCTGTTCGTCAATAACCTTCTGCACTTCCCCTGCTTTTCTTTCATCAATGGTTTCGCCGATGCAAAGAATCATGGAAAGTCCATTTTCAAGACCGAAAGCTACCTTTTCGCCTACCAATTCATCTGTTTCGCCCATGATTGCGCGGCGCTCGGAATGACCAGCCAGTGAGTATACACAACCGACATCCTTAAGCATTGCGGGAGAAATTTCACCAGTAAAAGCACCTTCCGCTTTCGGATAAAGGTTTTCGGCGGAAAGATGACAATCTGCATTGCCTTCCAGAACAGAACCCACGGTTTCCAGAGCAGTATAAGGAGCGGCGATAACAACTTCACGGTCAGCAGGAAGTTTACCATTAATTTTTTCAAGAAGACCTTCTGCGGTTGCTTTTGCTTCTGCACGGGTCTTATACATTTTCCAGTTAGCTGCCATTAATTTTTTCATTAGCTGTTCTCCTTGAGTGCTTTAAATGCGGGAAGTTCTTTACCTTCCAGAAATTCTAGGAATGACCCGCCGCCAGTAGAAATAAAGGTGAATTTATCTTCAAGTTTGGCCTGATGTACCACGGCGTCGGTGTCACCGCCGCCTACGATAGTTGTAGCATCATCGAGGTTGGCCATTGCTTCGCAGACCTGTAGTGAACCTTTCGCGAAAGGCTCTTTCTCAAATAAGCCCATAGGACCGTTCCAGACGATAGTCTTAGATCTTTTGATAACGTCACAAAATTTCTTAGCAGACTCAGGACCGATATCGAGCAGCATGCCGTCATCGGGAACAGAATCTCCGTCGCAAACACCCTGCGCTGTTTCAATGTCTTTGCCCCATACAAAATCGGTGGGCAGATGAAGAGTTGTTCCCGATGAAGCAGCCTTGTCCATGATTTCCTTGGCTGTATCAACGAGACTTTCTTCTACAAGGGATTTACCGACAGATTTGCCCTGTGCCAGCAGAAAAGTGTTGGCCATTGCTCCGCCAATGATGAAGTCATCGACTTTTCCGATCAGATTATTGAGGATGCCGAGTTTGGAAGAAACTTTAGCTCCGCCGGAAACTGCAATATAAGGCTTACGAGCATTTTTAAGGGCTTCACCAAGGTATTCCCATTCCAATTTAAGCAGGAATCCGGCGCAGCATTCTTTTGCCGCGTAAGGAACATCAACGACTGAAGCATTGGCGCGGTGGGCTACACCGAAAGCATCATTTACATAAATATCAGCAAGGGCGGCGAGCTGTTTACCAAAATCACCACGCTCTTCGGGAGTCTTGGCCTGTTCTTCGGCATGAAAACGCAGGTTTTCAAGCATCATGACCTGACCGGGCTTCAGCTCGGCTGCCATTTTTTCAACCTCGGCTCCGATACAATCAGGAGCAAGGGGAACATCCATGCCGAGGTATTCGCCAAGGCGCTTGGCAGCTGGAGCAAGGCTCAGTGAATCAACCCTTTTGCCCTTAGGTTTACCAAGATGGGCCATGACGATAACCGAAGCACCCTTTTCAAGAGCATATTTAAATGTAGGGACTGCGGCCTTGATGCGGTTGTCGTCAGTGATGGTTTCTCCGTCCAAAGGAACGTTGAAATCAACTCTCATCAGCAGTTTTTTACCTGCAATGTCAAGTTGGTCTATGAAGCGCATGATCACTCCGTGGTTAAATCGGTTTTGGTTACTGACTGAAAATCCAAGTCATACAGGAGGGCGTCTTCCCTTGTATCCGGATAATAATTTTTCCTGACCCCCACCTGTTTAAAGCCCAGACTTTCGTAAAGTCCGATGGCGGGAGCATTGGATTCCTTAACATCCAGCAGCCCTCTACTCATATCCATCTCCAGACACTCATGAATAAGAAAGTTCATAAGTGCCCTGCCAATTCCCTTTCTCCTGAACTGGGGGTGTACCCCTAAATTGAGAACTTCCATTTCATCCAGTACTGTAGAATATGCAAGATATCCCACAAGCATGCCTTGTTCTTTATAACCTAGAACAAAGAATGCTTTTTTCTCCAAACCCAGCCGGAACTGTTCTTCAGTCCAATAATATTTAAAGCAAAGCGACTCAAGCGCTCTGAGTTGCGTCAGGTGCTCCAAGCCAAGTTCGAAAATTTTTTGCATACCAGAGATGACTTCCGCGCTTTTCATAAATAGGTTATCTACCTGTGCAGGTGGAAATAATAAGTTCACAAGCAAAGCCAATGTGAATCTCTTACACGCAATTTCACTGAATTGAAAGAAGGTCAGTGTTCAAAAACGAAAAGAATTTGTTTAAAAGTGAAAAAAAAGTTCATTCAAGTAGAAGTTGTCGATCAAAACAACCGTCCTTTAACAACTATGGACGTAAATGAAGTCCATCGTCAGTCCTTACTTCACCGTGCGGTGATTATACTTGTCTATGACATTGAAGGAAAACTTTTTCTTCAAAAAAGAACTCCCCGCAAAAAACTTTATGCCGGTCGCTGGGATGTTTCAGCCAGCGGACATGTGCTAACCGGTGAATCCAAAGAGGAGGCAGCTCAACGCAAGCTTGAACAGGAATTGGGCATACGCAGCTCCAACCTTAAGCTAATAAGCGAAATTGAGGCTTCTTCTGAAACGGGGTACGAATTTATAAGTCTTTATATTCTTGAAAAATCAGGACATATAATGACCATAAATAAAGAAGATGCAGTCTCTGGATACTTCTATACCGAAAGTGAGCTGGAGTGGCTGATTCAAGAATACCGCGAATTACTGGTTCCAGATTTGGTCTTCTTGCATGACCGGGAGCTGCTTTTCAAATTCAAATAAAACTTTAATCCGATTGAATCAGTCCCCTCAGCTTTTCATGAAGGAGCGAGTTCGTGGCAAGGATTGCAGGTGAATACAGATTAAATTCACTGTCGCCATATTCAGTCACCCTGCCGCCGGCCTCCTCGACCAGCAAATATCCGGCAGCCATATCCCATGGCTTCAATGAGTTTTCGTAGTACCCATCGTAACGCCCGCATGCAAGGTAAGCGAGGTCCAGAGCAGCAGCTCCGGGACGTCGAACGCCCTGTGTCGCCACCAGAACTCTGCTTAAAGTCTCTGTGATAAATTCAACATGATCTTCAATTGCGTATGGAAAACCGGTGGCGATCAACGATTCTTCAAGAGAATCACAATCAGAGACATGGATGGGGGCGCCGTTTTTAAACGCCCCGCCATCTCTAATAGCAGTAAACACTTCATTAAGAATAGGAAGATTGACGATCCCCAACACCACCTGTCCTTTGTCCCAGAGAGCAACGGATGTCGCGACCATAGGCAGACCGTGTGCAAAGTTCGTTGTTCCGTCCACTGGGTCTATAATCCATGTGAGATCAACAAGCTCCGCATCCCCGGAAGTCTCTTCTGCCAGAAAGGATGATCCGGGCAGACATTCTGAAAGCTTAGCTTTAAGGAATTTCTCTACAGCCAGATCCGTTTCGGTGACCAGATCAATCCGGCCTTTGTGTTTAATTTTCTTGGGCTTGTCGTAGGCCTCTTTGATTATTGCACCTGCTTCAATAACAATATCAGTGGCTTTCTTAAGTAGACTCTTCATTTAATTGATATAAACCTTCTCAAAACCTTTGTCTTTCTGGAGGCTCAAACCTGTCCCGCGAACAACAGTAGTCAGCGGGTCATTATCAATGATGACCTTCAGGGAACTTTCGCGATGGATAAGCTCATCCAATCCTTTGAGTAGAGCTCCGCCGCCTGCCAGCAACAAACCGTTTTCGGCAATATCGGCGACAAGTTCAGGCTGGGTGTGTTCAAGGGCCACTCGTACAGAATGGACGATGGCAGCAACAGGATCGGCGATGGCTTCTCTGATCTGAGCATCGTTTATTTCAATAGCCTTTGGCTTTCCGTCAATTAAATTTCTTCCAGAAACTGTCATAGTTAGAGGCTCAGGTAATTCTAATGCGGAGCCGATCTGAATTTTGGCTCTCTCCGCTGTATTCTCACCAACCAGCAACTTAAATTCATCCTGCATATACCGCATTATGGCAAGGTTCATCTCATCACCAGCAACTCGAACGGACTGGCTGTGCGCGACAGATGAAAGAGTTATAACAGCAACTTCAGTGGTCCCACCGCCGATGTCGACAACCATATTTCCTTCAGGTTCATGGATATTCAATCCGGCACCTATCGCGGCGGCCATTGGTTCTTCGATCAGTCGAACTTCGCGCGCTCCTGCCTGCTGGCCGGATTCTATGACAGCTCGTTTTTCAACCTGGGTGATCCCGGTGGGCACACAGATTATAATTTTAGGCTTGACCAGATTACGACCTTTAATCGCTTTCTTGATAAAAAAAGCAATCATTTTTTTTGTCACTTCAAAATCTGCGATAACCCCGTCTTTCATAGGACGGATCGCTTTAATCTTATCGGGAGTACGCCCGAGGTATTCCTTGGCTTCCTTACCCACTGCAATCACAGATTCATCTCGGGCATCGAGGGCTACAACAGAAGGCTCATTAAGGATAATTCCATCCTTAGGAGTGTAGAGGAGCGTATTTGCCGTACCCAAATCCATGGCAAGGTCCTTGCCTAAAAAACTCATTAACTTCGCCCACAACATATATCAGGCCTCGTGCATGAAGCAGTTAGTTGTCGTTGATCAAAACCGGATTGATTTTGGATGGGGTAACTTTCTGCAAAGCAGTTCTCGCTTCTGCAAGCTTACTTTTCAGAAAGAGATTTTCAAGAAATTGATTCAGATATTCAGATACCATAAATAGAAAATCCTTCAAGTCTTCATCAATTCGTTTTGGATCTTCATTAGCCAGCACAAGAACTCCCCGTGTCTTGCGCTGAAAAACAAGAGGCAGACAGATAATACTCATAAAATCAACCGTCGAGGCGCTTGCCCCGAGAAGGCTGGATGCTGCTTGTCCTGCATTATTTTCTTCGATGAATATCGGCTCATTATTTTTATAAACCCATCCAACAAGTCCGCTTCCTAAAGGATAGGAAATAGATTTGGAATTCCCTTTCTGCAATACCGGTTTATTTTCACCCTCAACATAAAAAGATGTCCCGCGCGGATCAATTACCGTCAGGAATGAATGAGAATAACCGCTGGTAGAAGCAGTCATATTCAAGAGATTATCAAGAAAAGAATTCCATTTAGGTTGCCTTTTCCGCAAATCATGCAATAGCTTGAGAGTCATGAAATATTCATTCTTCCTGCCGTCTGCATCAACAGAGCGAATGCAGGAGAGCATGGAGGTAATCATCTTGCCGAACTGTGAGAGTATCTTTAAATCCTTGGTGCTGAAAGAATAGGTACGCTTGCTGTCTAAGCAGATAGCACCAAGGGACTGTTCAAGCGGAGTTCCCATAAACGCCTTGACCTTGGCGTCTTCCCTGTTTTCATAGTATCCAAGTGTAGTCGCGCCCTTGCGGTCCATATTATTAATGAACAAAGGTTCATTTTTACCAACGACGATCCCCGCAAGACTCTTTTTAGGCAGAGGGCTGCCTTTGGGGGAAATATCGTCCCCGAGACTGAAATATGTCGAAAGAGCATAGCCGTGCTGTCCGTCCGGTAGGTAAAGGACAACGCTATGCGCCTCGAATACATTGCAGACGATGCTGAGTATATTGATCAGAATTTCGTTTCTAGGCATGCTTTATTTGGTCCTGCACTCAATAAAATATTCGATGCTCCGGTTATAAGTTTTTTCCTGCTCAGATGTAAAGTAGCAGGCCGGAAGCTGATCTTTGGCGCGGTGATATTTTATACATTCACAGCATGCACCTGCCCGTTTGCAACCGCTATAGGTACAGGGACAGTCAATTTTATTACTCTCTATTTTTGCACAACTATCTAAACTCATGTATATTTTTCCTTAACTTTATTCATCAATGAAAACTTGTATTTCATGATAATTTCAAATCCGTACCATTCTTATTTGAAAGAGCTATTCCGGTCAACTGATAGAGAGATTAAACCAAGTTCATTTTCAGACACCAATTAAAAGGTTTCTTTCAAAAGTCAGCCCTTTTTGAACTTAAAAGTCCCTAGAAGGGAAGAAAAATACATCTTTTTTAAAGAAAAACTAATTTCTACAATTTTTCTAGATAAATTGAGTTGTAATTAGTTGCGGTTCAAGCTAATCATACCTTATTAAATAGAGAGATTCTCTCAAAAAATAAATCGGCTGAATATTTTTAATCTTAGAGCACACGCAGGGTATGAATATGTGGCAGGATGCTTTTTCCAAATATACAGGGAAAGCCTGTGATGCGGAAGCCGCTTCCTTTGCTGATATTTATGATCTAAAGGCTCTAGACGGTTTGCGCCAGTATCTTGATCATGTTCACATAAAAAACTGCCTGCTCAGACCGTATTTTGAAAACCGGACCCAGTATCCCCTGGTCGACTCCCGCGAATTGCTGCCTTCTTTCGAAGTTGATCTGTACGAACACAAAGCGCTCCCCGGGTTCAGCATGGTTGCCTTGGAACGCCCGCTGAATTTTTTTCAGGAAATCTTTCAGTTTGATATTCTGCACAGTCCGCGCTTGCTGGACGATACCGCAACTAAAGACGCCTGCCCACTTTTTGAATCTATCTTAAAAGCGAACATTGAAACTTTTGAGAGCAGACTTCCCAAGCGTTCCCACAAGGATTTTATTAGTGAGTATGGGAATACTGATATCTCAGCTATTGAAAATTACGACCAGATAATTCCCTTTCTGCTTGAAATTGAACGCGCTCATGTAATGGCGCAGGATAATACCGGTAAATTCTATCTTTCCGGTGTATTCGGATCATTCCCATCAGATTTGGACAATGAGCTTAAGAGATTCGGAATCAGAATCGGCAAATTCAAACCCGGCGACAACCTGCTCTACGAGTACAACCGCCTTTTTGTTTATACTTTTCTTATGGAGTTGCACGGATTTCCCATTGTTTCGGAACGCCGTACCTCTTCTGCGTTATTTGCCCGTAAACTGCACCGTATGGGCGAGAAATTCATGGTTCGTGTTCTCGGCCAATCAGACCGGACTATAACCTCATTATTTTCACACCCTAAAGCCCGGTATTACCCGCGTGTAGAAAAAATAGCGCTTGTACAAGTCAGCAAGGATAACAAAGAAACAATCGCTGAATTAAAGAAAGGCGGTTTTTTTGTTGACGAAAAAAAACGGGTAGTAATCCTCAAGGTCAAATATCGCCAGCATAAATTCAACCCGGAAAACGTGCGTGAAGACCGTGCCCTCTCTGTGTACCGTCAGGAAATCATCCATCCCATTACCGGAAAATGTACATCCCGGTTCAATGTGATTAAGGATGCGTCAAGCATGACCATCCTTCTTAACGATATTGTTCGTGGTGAATACAATGGTAGCATCATGTACAAACGTAATGAATTGATTGAAGACACTGAGACACACGAAAAGAGGCTCAAGTTTCTGTTTGCATGGCTTTCGAAGCATCAGCGCCGAATCA
Above is a genomic segment from Maridesulfovibrio sp. containing:
- the secG gene encoding preprotein translocase subunit SecG; amino-acid sequence: MQTLVITVHIIACVFLILFVLLQSGKEDMGVIFGGGSGSVFGSTGAGGVLVKITAFLAAVFLVTSLSYNYLSGNRIADDSVMLEGDTIITPKVEKPAVTFEEPVKAPAVEKSSAKDEKAPAKAEDATAKAEEPKETK
- the tpiA gene encoding triose-phosphate isomerase — encoded protein: MKKLMAANWKMYKTRAEAKATAEGLLEKINGKLPADREVVIAAPYTALETVGSVLEGNADCHLSAENLYPKAEGAFTGEISPAMLKDVGCVYSLAGHSERRAIMGETDELVGEKVAFGLENGLSMILCIGETIDERKAGEVQKVIDEQLEAGLKNVASDFAPETVVVAYEPVWAIGTGEVAGEDEIVEAHGFVREKLKKLFPEKASEIRILYGGSVKPANCAQIIALDNVDGVLVGGASLDAESFSQIALA
- a CDS encoding phosphoglycerate kinase translates to MRFIDQLDIAGKKLLMRVDFNVPLDGETITDDNRIKAAVPTFKYALEKGASVIVMAHLGKPKGKRVDSLSLAPAAKRLGEYLGMDVPLAPDCIGAEVEKMAAELKPGQVMMLENLRFHAEEQAKTPEERGDFGKQLAALADIYVNDAFGVAHRANASVVDVPYAAKECCAGFLLKLEWEYLGEALKNARKPYIAVSGGAKVSSKLGILNNLIGKVDDFIIGGAMANTFLLAQGKSVGKSLVEESLVDTAKEIMDKAASSGTTLHLPTDFVWGKDIETAQGVCDGDSVPDDGMLLDIGPESAKKFCDVIKRSKTIVWNGPMGLFEKEPFAKGSLQVCEAMANLDDATTIVGGGDTDAVVHQAKLEDKFTFISTGGGSFLEFLEGKELPAFKALKENS
- the rimI gene encoding ribosomal protein S18-alanine N-acetyltransferase, which codes for MALLVNLLFPPAQVDNLFMKSAEVISGMQKIFELGLEHLTQLRALESLCFKYYWTEEQFRLGLEKKAFFVLGYKEQGMLVGYLAYSTVLDEMEVLNLGVHPQFRRKGIGRALMNFLIHECLEMDMSRGLLDVKESNAPAIGLYESLGFKQVGVRKNYYPDTREDALLYDLDFQSVTKTDLTTE
- a CDS encoding NUDIX domain-containing protein; the protein is MKEGQCSKTKRICLKVKKKFIQVEVVDQNNRPLTTMDVNEVHRQSLLHRAVIILVYDIEGKLFLQKRTPRKKLYAGRWDVSASGHVLTGESKEEAAQRKLEQELGIRSSNLKLISEIEASSETGYEFISLYILEKSGHIMTINKEDAVSGYFYTESELEWLIQEYRELLVPDLVFLHDRELLFKFK
- a CDS encoding inositol monophosphatase family protein; the encoded protein is MKSLLKKATDIVIEAGAIIKEAYDKPKKIKHKGRIDLVTETDLAVEKFLKAKLSECLPGSSFLAEETSGDAELVDLTWIIDPVDGTTNFAHGLPMVATSVALWDKGQVVLGIVNLPILNEVFTAIRDGGAFKNGAPIHVSDCDSLEESLIATGFPYAIEDHVEFITETLSRVLVATQGVRRPGAAALDLAYLACGRYDGYYENSLKPWDMAAGYLLVEEAGGRVTEYGDSEFNLYSPAILATNSLLHEKLRGLIQSD
- a CDS encoding rod shape-determining protein, which produces MLWAKLMSFLGKDLAMDLGTANTLLYTPKDGIILNEPSVVALDARDESVIAVGKEAKEYLGRTPDKIKAIRPMKDGVIADFEVTKKMIAFFIKKAIKGRNLVKPKIIICVPTGITQVEKRAVIESGQQAGAREVRLIEEPMAAAIGAGLNIHEPEGNMVVDIGGGTTEVAVITLSSVAHSQSVRVAGDEMNLAIMRYMQDEFKLLVGENTAERAKIQIGSALELPEPLTMTVSGRNLIDGKPKAIEINDAQIREAIADPVAAIVHSVRVALEHTQPELVADIAENGLLLAGGGALLKGLDELIHRESSLKVIIDNDPLTTVVRGTGLSLQKDKGFEKVYIN
- a CDS encoding GAF domain-containing protein; the protein is MPRNEILINILSIVCNVFEAHSVVLYLPDGQHGYALSTYFSLGDDISPKGSPLPKKSLAGIVVGKNEPLFINNMDRKGATTLGYYENREDAKVKAFMGTPLEQSLGAICLDSKRTYSFSTKDLKILSQFGKMITSMLSCIRSVDADGRKNEYFMTLKLLHDLRKRQPKWNSFLDNLLNMTASTSGYSHSFLTVIDPRGTSFYVEGENKPVLQKGNSKSISYPLGSGLVGWVYKNNEPIFIEENNAGQAASSLLGASASTVDFMSIICLPLVFQRKTRGVLVLANEDPKRIDEDLKDFLFMVSEYLNQFLENLFLKSKLAEARTALQKVTPSKINPVLINDN
- a CDS encoding DUF6485 family protein, whose translation is MSLDSCAKIESNKIDCPCTYSGCKRAGACCECIKYHRAKDQLPACYFTSEQEKTYNRSIEYFIECRTK